A genomic window from Nocardioides jiangxiensis includes:
- a CDS encoding DNA-formamidopyrimidine glycosylase family protein yields the protein MPEGDAVWRAARSLDRALSGRVLTSTDFRVPAHATADLSGRTVVETVARGKHLLTRIGPDVTLHTHLKMEGSWAVGRAGERWRKPAHTARVVLRTDDVEAVGFSLGIVELLPRAAESDAVGHLGPDLLGPDWDAARAAHNLVGDPDRPLAEALLDQRNLAGIGNVYAAELCFLTGRLPTTPVGEVERLERLVSRAHQLLLVNRERSGMVTTGDTRRGRSHWVYGQRTCLRCGSVVRREEQGEPGRERIRYWCPSCQR from the coding sequence GTGCCTGAGGGCGACGCGGTGTGGCGTGCAGCCCGGTCTCTCGACCGGGCCCTGTCCGGACGCGTGCTCACGTCCACCGACTTCCGCGTCCCGGCCCATGCGACCGCCGACCTCAGCGGTCGCACCGTCGTCGAGACGGTGGCCCGCGGCAAGCACCTGCTCACCCGGATCGGTCCGGACGTCACCTTGCACACCCACCTCAAGATGGAGGGATCCTGGGCGGTCGGCCGCGCGGGAGAGCGCTGGCGCAAGCCGGCGCACACGGCACGTGTCGTGCTGCGCACCGACGACGTGGAGGCAGTCGGCTTCTCCCTGGGCATCGTGGAGCTGCTCCCCCGCGCTGCCGAGTCGGACGCCGTCGGCCACCTCGGCCCCGACCTGCTCGGCCCCGACTGGGACGCCGCCCGCGCGGCCCACAACCTGGTCGGCGACCCCGACCGGCCGCTCGCCGAGGCCCTCCTCGACCAGCGCAACCTCGCCGGCATCGGCAACGTCTATGCCGCCGAGCTCTGCTTCCTCACCGGCCGCCTGCCCACGACGCCCGTGGGCGAGGTCGAGCGTCTCGAGCGCCTGGTCTCCCGCGCACACCAGCTGCTGCTGGTCAACCGGGAGCGCTCCGGCATGGTCACCACCGGTGACACCCGGCGCGGTCGGTCGCACTGGGTCTACGGCCAGCGCACGTGCCTGCGCTGCGGCTCCGTCGTACGTCGGGAAGAGCAGGGCGAGCCCGGTCGCGAGCGGATCCGCTACTGGTGCCCCTCCTGTCAGCGCTGA
- a CDS encoding GNAT family N-acetyltransferase → MEPTVTPAEYAALRAAVDWPVCPPAEAEAALQRSLAVAIARNADGRLVGLARAVGDGFYVVVVDVIVDPREQDQGIAHRLLTDLLATQPVRAAGHLTLFAAPEAVGLYEELGFREEKGVYMVRPTPDA, encoded by the coding sequence ATGGAACCCACCGTCACCCCCGCCGAGTACGCCGCCCTCCGCGCCGCCGTGGACTGGCCGGTCTGCCCGCCGGCGGAGGCCGAGGCGGCCTTGCAGCGGTCGCTGGCGGTCGCCATCGCCCGCAACGCCGACGGTCGCCTGGTCGGCCTGGCCCGCGCGGTCGGTGACGGCTTCTACGTGGTGGTCGTCGACGTCATCGTCGACCCCCGCGAGCAGGACCAGGGCATCGCGCACCGCCTCCTGACCGACCTGCTCGCCACGCAACCGGTGCGCGCCGCAGGCCACCTGACCCTCTTCGCAGCTCCGGAGGCGGTCGGCCTCTACGAGGAGCTCGGCTTCCGTGAGGAGAAGGGCGTCTACATGGTCCGGCCCACCCCGGACGCGTGA
- a CDS encoding pseudouridine synthase — translation MPPPSPLPPRHGLSAAWVRTPAAGTAPEHEGTMRDWLRHRLPPRNLEATGVHALAELAVPLGDGQQPSVDVDAFLAAGRFVWQDGAPVRADDPYRPHTFMWFHRDLREEPVVPGELTLLHRDERIVVVDKPAFLSTIPRGSHVVQSVVVRAREELGLPELSPAHRLDRVTSGVLMLTAAKQWRGAYQGVFEDGTARKVYRAVAPYDPAREQPTWVRNHLQKPRGQWQGEVVPNAPVNAETLVELEARLDGDRAIYRLTPLTGRTHQLRMHLHGLGIPIEGDPLYPVATGVSVDDFSTPLQLLASELAFTDPVDGTERSFRSTKVLPL, via the coding sequence GTGCCTCCCCCGTCGCCCCTGCCGCCGCGCCATGGGCTCAGCGCAGCATGGGTCCGCACGCCTGCGGCCGGCACAGCCCCCGAGCACGAGGGCACGATGCGCGACTGGCTCCGGCACCGCCTGCCGCCTCGCAACCTCGAGGCCACGGGCGTGCACGCGCTGGCGGAGCTCGCCGTTCCGCTCGGCGACGGACAGCAGCCGAGCGTCGACGTCGACGCCTTCCTCGCGGCGGGACGCTTCGTCTGGCAGGACGGCGCTCCCGTGCGCGCGGACGATCCCTACCGGCCGCACACGTTCATGTGGTTCCACCGGGACCTGCGCGAGGAGCCGGTGGTACCCGGCGAGCTGACCCTCCTGCACCGCGATGAGCGGATCGTCGTCGTGGACAAGCCTGCCTTCCTCTCGACGATCCCGCGCGGCAGCCACGTCGTCCAGAGCGTCGTCGTCCGCGCCCGGGAGGAGCTCGGTCTTCCCGAGCTCTCCCCTGCCCACCGCCTCGACAGGGTCACCTCCGGAGTGCTCATGCTGACGGCCGCGAAGCAGTGGCGCGGCGCCTACCAGGGCGTCTTCGAGGACGGCACGGCGAGGAAGGTCTACCGCGCCGTCGCGCCGTACGACCCCGCGCGCGAGCAGCCGACCTGGGTGCGCAACCACCTCCAGAAGCCACGGGGTCAGTGGCAGGGCGAGGTGGTGCCGAACGCGCCCGTCAACGCGGAGACGCTCGTGGAGCTCGAGGCCCGCCTCGACGGTGACCGCGCGATCTACCGGCTCACACCGCTGACGGGGCGCACGCACCAGCTCCGGATGCACCTGCACGGACTGGGCATCCCGATCGAGGGAGATCCCCTCTACCCGGTCGCCACCGGCGTCAGCGTCGACGACTTCAGCACGCCGCTCCAGCTGCTCGCGAGCGAGCTCGCGTTCACCGACCCGGTCGACGGCACGGAGCGCTCGTTCAGGAGCACCAAGGTGCTGCCCCTCTGA
- a CDS encoding helix-turn-helix domain-containing protein produces MAMVLFRRVLGDVLRHQRVQRGMTLREVSAGARVSLGYISEIERGQKEASSELLASLCNAMDLTLSQVIREVSDQVALEEAALAPIPLPVRVDATAASSAA; encoded by the coding sequence ATCGCCATGGTGCTGTTCCGTCGAGTGCTCGGCGACGTGCTCCGTCACCAGCGCGTGCAGCGCGGCATGACGCTGCGCGAGGTCTCCGCCGGTGCCCGCGTGTCGCTGGGCTACATCTCCGAGATCGAGCGCGGCCAGAAGGAAGCCTCCTCGGAGCTGCTGGCGTCGCTGTGCAACGCGATGGACCTGACCCTGTCGCAGGTGATCCGCGAGGTCTCCGACCAGGTCGCGCTCGAGGAAGCCGCACTGGCTCCCATCCCGCTGCCCGTCCGTGTCGACGCCACCGCCGCGTCGTCTGCTGCCTGA
- a CDS encoding CinA family protein: MAPEEITESPTVAAQLVATLQVRGQTVATAESLTGGLVAGAITAAAGASAVYVGGVVTYATHAKEELLAVPPEVIAGPGVVSAACAEAMAGGVRRLLGTTFGVATTGVAGPDEQEGKPVGTVFVGLAGPAGVTSYALHLEGDRVRIREATVEAALALLLEHVPREEPRLG, encoded by the coding sequence ATGGCCCCCGAGGAGATCACCGAGTCCCCGACCGTCGCGGCCCAGCTCGTCGCGACCCTGCAGGTCCGTGGCCAGACGGTCGCCACGGCGGAGTCGCTGACCGGCGGGCTCGTCGCCGGAGCGATCACGGCGGCGGCCGGTGCCTCTGCGGTGTACGTCGGCGGCGTGGTCACCTACGCGACCCACGCGAAGGAGGAGCTGCTCGCGGTGCCTCCGGAGGTGATCGCCGGCCCGGGCGTGGTGTCGGCAGCCTGCGCCGAGGCAATGGCCGGCGGTGTGCGCCGGCTGCTCGGTACGACGTTCGGCGTCGCGACGACCGGCGTCGCCGGCCCGGACGAGCAGGAGGGCAAGCCGGTGGGCACCGTCTTCGTCGGCCTGGCCGGTCCGGCCGGTGTCACGTCGTACGCACTGCACCTGGAGGGTGACCGGGTCCGGATCCGCGAGGCGACGGTCGAGGCGGCGCTCGCGCTACTCCTCGAACATGTGCCGCGGGAAGAACCACGCCTCGGGTAG
- the pgsA gene encoding CDP-diacylglycerol--glycerol-3-phosphate 3-phosphatidyltransferase, translated as MTTETAVKTSNWNVPNALTTLRIVMVPFFGYALLHDGGDSIGWRITAYVLFAIAMVTDKIDGDLARKHNLVTDFGKIADPIADKAITGMAFIGLSIVGSRSGEAWYVAGGEIWWWVTVLVLVREWSVTLLRLSIMKDVVIPAAQLGKIKTTAQGVALGLLSLPLVADDHAWGTPGKAIFYVAQVILAVAVLLTVWSGYEFFRDAIRQKRAARA; from the coding sequence ATGACCACCGAGACCGCGGTGAAGACCAGCAACTGGAACGTGCCCAACGCGCTCACCACGCTGCGCATCGTGATGGTGCCGTTCTTCGGCTACGCCCTCCTGCACGACGGTGGCGACTCGATCGGCTGGCGGATCACGGCCTACGTGCTCTTCGCGATCGCCATGGTCACCGACAAGATCGATGGCGACCTCGCCCGCAAGCACAACCTGGTCACGGACTTCGGCAAGATCGCCGACCCCATCGCCGACAAGGCGATCACGGGCATGGCGTTCATCGGCCTCTCGATCGTCGGCTCGCGGTCCGGCGAGGCCTGGTACGTCGCCGGCGGCGAGATCTGGTGGTGGGTCACGGTCCTCGTCCTGGTGCGCGAGTGGAGCGTGACGCTGCTGCGCCTCTCGATCATGAAGGACGTCGTGATCCCGGCCGCGCAGCTCGGCAAGATCAAGACGACCGCGCAGGGCGTGGCGCTCGGCCTGCTGTCCCTGCCGCTCGTCGCGGACGACCACGCCTGGGGCACGCCGGGCAAGGCGATCTTCTACGTCGCGCAGGTGATCCTCGCGGTCGCCGTGCTCCTGACGGTCTGGTCGGGCTACGAGTTCTTCCGTGACGCCATCCGTCAGAAGCGCGCGGCGCGCGCCTGA
- the rimO gene encoding 30S ribosomal protein S12 methylthiotransferase RimO: protein MTKTAAPTSDDGLLSVAMVTLGCARNEVDSEELAGRLQAGGFRLVADPEDADTVVVNTCGFVEAAKKDSVDTLLEAADLKAAGKTQAVVAVGCMAERYGKDLADSLPEADAVLGFDDYPDIAARLKGILAGEQHHAHTPQDRRKLLPVAPTSRDASGIVVPGVSAGSGDLGMPFRARLDSGPMAPLKLASGCDRRCTFCAIPAFRGSFVSRRPSDVLNEARWLAEQGTREVFLVSENNTSYGKDLGDIRLLETLLPEVAAIDGIDWVRVSYLQPAEMRPTLIDAIAQTPGVVPYFDLSFQHASATVLRRMKRFGDPESFLGLLEQVRAKSPEAGVRSNVIVGFPGETEEEFQTLCDFLEAARLDVTGVFGYSDEDGTEAERFEGKLDQDEIDARVAHLQDLVEELTAQRAEERIGERVQVLVESLTDEDGDPAVIGRAAFQGPEVDGTTLVLGAPEDVKVGDLLTAEVTGSEGVDLVAGLVDEETSR, encoded by the coding sequence ATGACGAAGACTGCTGCCCCCACCTCCGACGACGGCCTGCTCTCGGTTGCGATGGTCACCCTCGGGTGCGCCCGCAACGAGGTCGACTCCGAGGAGCTCGCCGGACGACTCCAGGCGGGCGGATTCCGTCTCGTCGCGGACCCCGAGGACGCCGACACGGTGGTGGTCAACACGTGTGGCTTCGTCGAGGCCGCCAAGAAGGACTCGGTCGACACCCTCCTCGAGGCCGCCGACCTCAAGGCTGCGGGCAAGACCCAGGCCGTCGTGGCGGTCGGCTGCATGGCCGAGCGCTACGGCAAGGACCTGGCCGACAGCCTCCCCGAGGCCGACGCCGTCCTGGGCTTCGACGACTACCCCGACATCGCCGCCCGGCTGAAGGGGATCCTCGCCGGCGAGCAGCACCACGCGCACACACCGCAGGACCGCCGCAAGCTGCTGCCGGTGGCGCCGACGTCGCGTGACGCGTCCGGGATCGTCGTTCCCGGTGTCTCTGCGGGCTCTGGCGACCTGGGCATGCCGTTCCGGGCCCGGCTCGACTCCGGGCCGATGGCGCCGCTCAAGCTCGCGTCGGGCTGCGACCGCCGCTGCACGTTCTGCGCGATCCCGGCGTTCCGTGGCTCGTTCGTCAGCCGGCGTCCCAGCGACGTCCTCAACGAGGCACGCTGGCTCGCCGAGCAGGGCACGCGCGAGGTCTTCCTCGTCAGCGAGAACAACACCTCCTACGGCAAGGACCTCGGCGACATCCGCCTCCTCGAGACCCTGCTCCCCGAGGTGGCCGCGATCGACGGCATCGACTGGGTGCGCGTCTCCTACCTGCAGCCCGCCGAGATGCGCCCGACGCTGATCGACGCGATCGCGCAGACGCCGGGAGTCGTGCCGTACTTCGATCTCTCCTTCCAGCACGCCTCGGCGACGGTGCTGCGCCGGATGAAGCGCTTCGGTGACCCGGAGAGCTTCCTCGGCCTGCTCGAGCAGGTCCGCGCGAAGTCGCCCGAGGCCGGTGTCCGCTCCAACGTCATCGTCGGTTTCCCGGGGGAGACCGAGGAGGAGTTCCAGACGCTGTGCGACTTCCTCGAGGCCGCGCGCCTCGACGTCACCGGTGTCTTCGGCTACTCCGATGAGGACGGCACCGAGGCGGAGCGCTTCGAGGGCAAGCTCGACCAGGACGAGATCGACGCCCGCGTCGCCCACCTGCAGGACCTCGTCGAGGAGCTGACCGCGCAGCGCGCGGAGGAGCGGATCGGCGAGCGGGTGCAGGTCCTCGTGGAGTCGCTGACCGATGAGGACGGCGATCCCGCGGTGATCGGCCGCGCGGCGTTCCAGGGTCCGGAGGTCGATGGCACCACACTGGTGCTCGGCGCCCCCGAGGACGTGAAGGTCGGCGACCTGCTGACCGCCGAAGTGACCGGTAGCGAGGGCGTGGACCTCGTGGCCGGTCTCGTGGACGAGGAGACCAGCCGATGA